From a single Anabas testudineus chromosome 5, fAnaTes1.2, whole genome shotgun sequence genomic region:
- the LOC113153375 gene encoding neurexophilin-2 isoform X1, translating into MQVLGWTIVVLGQWILRTVQGLEKQVDFSDLAPVGSVMKTLPYGMGAGTTGGMTGGVVKPPYQTRIFSTSIDQTPMKSKPPTYNFFNPYDSARNQSLLLDQTGYRSKRKPSLKTAMKTKKIFGWGDFYFNVKTMKFSLLVTGKIVDHINGTFTVYFRHNSSSLGNVSVSIVPPTKVVEFEVLQQQPLHPHTQQDVQIHDTQQSTIDPKEAKTFNCRVEYEKTNRSKKPKPCLYDPSQTCFTEHTQSHAAWLCAKPFKVICIFISFFSIDYKLVQKVCPDYNFQSEHPYFG; encoded by the coding sequence GTCCAAGGGTTGGAGAAGCAAGTGGACTTCTCAGACCTGGCCCCAGTGggttcagtgatgaagactCTTCCATATGGCATGGGTGCAGGCACAACCGGAGGAATGACAGGCGGAGTCGTTAAGCCTCCGTATCAAACTCGCATCTTCTCCACTTCTATCGATCAGACACCCATGAAATCTAAGCCACCCACCTACAATTTCTTTAACCCGTACGACTCAGCCCGGAACCAGTCCCTGCTCCTGGACCAAACGGGCTACCGTTCTAAGCGCAAGCCCTCGCTAAAGACAGCCATGAAGACCAAGAAGATCTTCGGCTGGGGAGACTTCTACTTCAATGTCAAGACAATGAAGTTCAGCTTGCTGGTAACAGGGAAGATCGTGGATCACATCAACGGGACGTTCACAGTTTATTTCCGCCACAACTCATCCAGCCTGGGGAACGTGTCAGTCAGTATTGTACCACCAACAAAAGTAGTGGAGTTTGAGGTTCTCCAGCAGCAGCCGCTGCACCCCCACACCCAGCAGGACGTCCAGATCCATGACACCCAGCAATCTACCATTGACCCCAAAGAGGCAAAGACCTTTAACTGTCGAGTGGAGTATGAGAAAACCAACAGATCCAAGAAGCCCAAACCCTGCCTGTACGATCCGTCTCAGACCTGCTTCACAGAGCACACCCAGTCCCACGCTGCCTGGCTCTGTGCCAAACCCTTCAAGGTGATCTGCATCTTCATCTCCTTCTTTAGCATCGATTACAAGCTGGTTCAAAAAGTGTGCCCGGACTATAACTTCCAAAGTGAGCACCCTTACTTTGGATAG
- the LOC113153375 gene encoding neurexophilin-4 isoform X2: protein MQVLGWTIVVLGQWILRTVQGLEKQVDFSDLAPVGSVMKTLPYGMGAGTTGGMTGGVVKPPYQTRIFSTSIDQTPMKSKPPTYNFFNPYDSARNQSLLLDQTGYRSKRKPSLKTAMKTKKIFGWGDFYFNVKTMKFSLLVTGKIVDHINGTFTVYFRHNSSSLGNVSVSIVPPTKVVEFEVLQQQPLHPHTQQDVQIHDTQQSTIDPKEAKTFNCRVEYEKTNRSKKPKPCLYDPSQTCFTEHTQSHAAWLCAKPFKLENQLKTAGISIMAST, encoded by the exons GTCCAAGGGTTGGAGAAGCAAGTGGACTTCTCAGACCTGGCCCCAGTGggttcagtgatgaagactCTTCCATATGGCATGGGTGCAGGCACAACCGGAGGAATGACAGGCGGAGTCGTTAAGCCTCCGTATCAAACTCGCATCTTCTCCACTTCTATCGATCAGACACCCATGAAATCTAAGCCACCCACCTACAATTTCTTTAACCCGTACGACTCAGCCCGGAACCAGTCCCTGCTCCTGGACCAAACGGGCTACCGTTCTAAGCGCAAGCCCTCGCTAAAGACAGCCATGAAGACCAAGAAGATCTTCGGCTGGGGAGACTTCTACTTCAATGTCAAGACAATGAAGTTCAGCTTGCTGGTAACAGGGAAGATCGTGGATCACATCAACGGGACGTTCACAGTTTATTTCCGCCACAACTCATCCAGCCTGGGGAACGTGTCAGTCAGTATTGTACCACCAACAAAAGTAGTGGAGTTTGAGGTTCTCCAGCAGCAGCCGCTGCACCCCCACACCCAGCAGGACGTCCAGATCCATGACACCCAGCAATCTACCATTGACCCCAAAGAGGCAAAGACCTTTAACTGTCGAGTGGAGTATGAGAAAACCAACAGATCCAAGAAGCCCAAACCCTGCCTGTACGATCCGTCTCAGACCTGCTTCACAGAGCACACCCAGTCCCACGCTGCCTGGCTCTGTGCCAAACCCTTCAAG ttggaGAATCAGTTGAAAACAGCTGGAATCAGTATTATGGCCTCCACGTAG